In Aedes albopictus strain Foshan chromosome 3, AalbF5, whole genome shotgun sequence, the following are encoded in one genomic region:
- the LOC134290184 gene encoding uncharacterized protein LOC134290184 yields MQKAEKTDNRQCCVLNCGASRTAGASLFSVPFVSFTLPEKTLFRRLKWIEVLQNVADIDINSKRKYVCSKHFIKGKPANLLDRSNPDWIPSINLGDSIEAPVDRKAPPIVEFECHEMVDYAYASGYNVIGEKISFNDTGATTEMNEYRNDSTDLGIILDETEPEKPDCHIPVESDEFDAALICDSETNDHVNYMSGSSVLGINSDDVELENPAYLIPFGSDDFDENLTSEAGELFIYLVIILPTVHRGKQT; encoded by the exons ATGCAGAAGGCGGAAAA GACAGACAACCGCCAATGCTGTGTTTTGAACTGCGGCGCAAGCAGAACCGCAGGTGCTAGTCTTTTCAGCGTACCATTTGTTTCGTTCACTTTACCGGAAAAGACACTGTTTCGAAGGCTAAAGTGGATTGAAGTCCTGCAAAATGTTGCTGATATCGATATAAATTCAAAACGAAAATACGTTTGCAGCAAACACTTTATAAAAG GAAAACCTGCCAATTTATTGGATCGATCCAACCCTGATTGGATACCTTCAATCAATCTTGGAGACAGCATTGAGGCACCAGTAGATCGAAAAGCTCCACCGATCGTAGAATTTGAATGCCATGAAATGGTAGACTACGCATACGCTTCAGGGTATAACGTAATAGGTGAAAAGATCAGTTTTAACGACACAGGAGCGACAACAG AAATGAATGAATATAGAAACGATTCGACGGACTTGGGCATCATATTGGATGAAACAGAGCCGGAGAAACCAGACTGTCATATTCCAGTCGAATCTGATGAATTTGATGCAGCATTGATTTGTGACTCAG AAACGAATGACCATGTAAACTACATGAGCGGTTCATCTGTTCTTGGCATCAATTCGGATGACGTGGAGCTTGAAAATCCGGCCTATCTTATTCCATTTGGATCTGATGATTTCGATGAGAATTTGACTTCTGAAGCAGGTGAATTATTTATATACTTGGTGATAATATTACCTACTGTACACCGTGGCAAACAAACTTAA